The Apium graveolens cultivar Ventura chromosome 6, ASM990537v1, whole genome shotgun sequence genome contains a region encoding:
- the LOC141668120 gene encoding uncharacterized protein LOC141668120 isoform X2: MEVAGQVRSIQLESSVSMKRRKVDSVEPILLPKSSISNGPLPNQCCLSCPDSSKNSVSPTTTFEFPDQIPLTSLCSKNQSTTNSSSTLSDVKADENCGTHDISVSPSHGFSDKKKEEVMESPTINKKRKISQASSVDAVKMPSTEEIDEFFSVAEKFEMKRFMEKYNYDTVKDVALEGRYQWVCLKP; this comes from the exons ATGGAAGTAGCAGGGCAAGTGAGAAGCATTCAACTCGAGTCCTCTGTTTCCATGAAGAGAAGAAAAGTTGATTCTGTAGAGCCTATACTATTGCCAAAATCATCCATCTCAAATGGTCCTCTTCCAAATCAGTGCTGTTTATCCTGTCCCGATTCCTCTAAAAATTCTGTTTCTCCTACGACAACATTCGAATTTCCTGACCAAATTCCGCTAACTTCACTCTGCTCAAAGAACCAATCCACCACAAACAGCAGCTCGACATTGTCAGATGTTAAG GCTGATGAAAATTGTGGAACTCATGACATTTCCGTATCTCCTAGTCACGGTTTCAG TGACAAAAAGAAGGAAGAAGTAATGGAATCACCGACAATAAACAAGAAGAGGAAGATTTCTCAAGCAAGTTCAGTTGATGCGGTGAAGATGCCATCAACGGAGGAGATCGATGAGTTTTTCTCAGTAGCTGAGAAGTTCGAGATGAAAAGATTCATGGAAAA GTATAATTATGATACTGTGAAGGATGTGGCATTGGAAGGAAGGTACCAGTGGGTTTGTCTAAAACCATGA
- the LOC141668120 gene encoding uncharacterized protein LOC141668120 isoform X1, producing MEVAGQVRSIQLESSVSMKRRKVDSVEPILLPKSSISNGPLPNQCCLSCPDSSKNSVSPTTTFEFPDQIPLTSLCSKNQSTTNSSSTLSDVKADENCGTHDISVSPSHGFSSDKKKEEVMESPTINKKRKISQASSVDAVKMPSTEEIDEFFSVAEKFEMKRFMEKYNYDTVKDVALEGRYQWVCLKP from the exons ATGGAAGTAGCAGGGCAAGTGAGAAGCATTCAACTCGAGTCCTCTGTTTCCATGAAGAGAAGAAAAGTTGATTCTGTAGAGCCTATACTATTGCCAAAATCATCCATCTCAAATGGTCCTCTTCCAAATCAGTGCTGTTTATCCTGTCCCGATTCCTCTAAAAATTCTGTTTCTCCTACGACAACATTCGAATTTCCTGACCAAATTCCGCTAACTTCACTCTGCTCAAAGAACCAATCCACCACAAACAGCAGCTCGACATTGTCAGATGTTAAG GCTGATGAAAATTGTGGAACTCATGACATTTCCGTATCTCCTAGTCACGGTTTCAG CAGTGACAAAAAGAAGGAAGAAGTAATGGAATCACCGACAATAAACAAGAAGAGGAAGATTTCTCAAGCAAGTTCAGTTGATGCGGTGAAGATGCCATCAACGGAGGAGATCGATGAGTTTTTCTCAGTAGCTGAGAAGTTCGAGATGAAAAGATTCATGGAAAA GTATAATTATGATACTGTGAAGGATGTGGCATTGGAAGGAAGGTACCAGTGGGTTTGTCTAAAACCATGA